In the genome of Apostichopus japonicus isolate 1M-3 chromosome 15, ASM3797524v1, whole genome shotgun sequence, one region contains:
- the LOC139981380 gene encoding 4-galactosyl-N-acetylglucosaminide 3-alpha-L-fucosyltransferase FUT5-like: MSERIEKPLSSKRKSSDIITLDDMDNEFSLLDLVRLIFRKCLAPCRGLVSSRKRLPLNVKKAKCVTVFSLCLNLLVLFYICNFHLPSTTQLGDITRSRSARFFSSFSWPADTECTKSIILYGMREHWLVFCSFPEFAHYKYLITFPREVECPALNCSVTVNYTLEAKDIQGYDMVVFTNVYEWLTPEMWDWVHGNRTEGQRWVMITEESPLYVPGVQPPAKYGNDTFDWFDAYKSDADFVHPYGFYQPFGADRPPEVDVRQFLEGKTKLVAWMGSHCETLHWSRKRFVDDFQQLVHVDKYGKCGDQEVPWNNDQAILEVLGSYKFYLSLENSCCDDYITEKFWRALEMGLVPIVVGAPYEHYVKFGPPNSFIHVDQFETMTDLAVYLIELNANDDKYLEYFKWRNVGKLINYGQEEQYVRPLNNDTHCSLLDKFLNTDPSYQKRLDYYGPTWQGSCTQCGNKPWINTYMLPKDYVRNSNDIWA, translated from the coding sequence ATGTCGGAACGGATAGAGAAGCCTTTAAGTAGTAAGAGAAAATCGAGTGACATCATTACGTTGGACGACATGGATAATGAATTTTCTCTTCTGGATCTCGTTCGGCTCATTTTTCGAAAATGTCTGGCACCGTGTCGTGGACTCGTCAGTTCGAGGAAACGGCTTCCACTGAATGTCAAGAAAGCGAAATGTGTGACAGTGTTTTCTCTGTGCTTAAACCTCTTGgttcttttttacatttgtaaCTTTCATTTGCCCTCTACAACGCAATTGGGAGATATAACTAGAAGTCGTAGTGCCCGtttcttttcatcattttcatggCCTGCCGATACTGAATGTACCAAAAGTATTATACTCTACGGAATGAGAGAGCATTGGCTAGTCTTCTGTAGTTTCCCTGAATTTGcacattacaaatatttgataaCATTTCCCAGGGAAGTCGAGTGTCCTGCTTTGAACTGTTCCGTGACTGTTAATTACACTCTCGAGGCTAAGGATATTCAAGGATATGATATGGTCGTTTTTACCAATGTCTACGAATGGTTGACACCCGAAATGTGGGACTGGGTCCACGGAAACCGAACGGAAGGGCAAAGGTGGGTCATGATTACTGAGGAGAGTCCTCTCTATGTCCCCGGAGTGCAACCTCCCGCCAAATACGGCAACGATACATTCGATTGGTTTGATGCATACAAATCAGATGCCGATTTCGTTCATCCGTACGGATTTTATCAACCGTTCGGTGCCGATCGACCTCCTGAAGTCGACGTTCGTCAATTTTTGGAAGGTAAGACGAAACTAGTGGCCTGGATGGGGAGTCATTGTGAAACTTTACATTGGAGTAGGAAAAGATTCGTCGACGACTTTCAACAACTTGTCCACGTTGACAAATATGGTAAATGTGGGGACCAGGAGGTACCTTGGAATAACGACCAAGCCATATTAGAGGTTTTAGGAAGCTATAAATTTTATTTGAGCTTGGAAAATAGTTGCTGTGACGACTACATCACCGAGAAATTCTGGCGAGCTCTCGAGATGGGACTCGTCCCGATCGTCGTCGGAGCACCTTACGAACATTATGTGAAATTCGGACCTCCGaattcatttattcatgtgGATCAATTTGAGACCATGACAGATCTGGCCGTTTATTTGATAGAATTAAATGCCAACGACGACAAATATCTTGAATATTTCAAATGGAGAAATGTCGGTAAACTGATTAATTACGGTCAAGAAGAACAGTACGTTAGACCTCTTAACAACGACACACACTGTTCTCTTTTGGACAAATTTTTGAACACAGATCCCAGTTACCAGAAAAGGTTAGACTATTATGGACCGACATGGCAAGGAAGTTGTACACAATGCGGTAACAAACCTTGGATTAACACTTACATGCTACCAAAAGATTATGTGCGAAATAGCAACGACATATGGGCCTAA